A genome region from Phoenix dactylifera cultivar Barhee BC4 unplaced genomic scaffold, palm_55x_up_171113_PBpolish2nd_filt_p 001061F, whole genome shotgun sequence includes the following:
- the LOC120107889 gene encoding uncharacterized protein LOC120107889: MPPRRARVAPRRLIETIGSDPATSHPTERVQEDEADQTILDGPDHGQESRMGGPTQVMELIREVVGLVRQQRGPQQLFPSASSLDQGRSIAEFRKLAPPAFKGTTDPQEAEWWIDEMEKAFRAMGCTEEEKIRFATYMLQDRANHWWESVERTMMQDAGSVTWPGFRMAFYSKYFPSSRIRELEREFLSLSQGSMTVEDYEAEFDRLSRFAPSLVQDPKSRMSRFEEGLRPRLRQGLAAVHSTDYDDLVDRAKNMEIIWKETQDAQKGKSKRTRDFDFDGERHLRRPMQFRPGAGQRVPCGRTAPDRRGISGVCFRCGQTGHRAVECRQTRPDIGACFRCGQQGHRIAECPQTQTFSGVCFGCGQPGHRISSCPRTRSVQRPPSARAPQR; this comes from the coding sequence ATGCCGCCCCGCCGTGCACGTGTGGCACCTCGCCGCCTGATCGAGACTATCGGGAGTGATCCAGCCACTTCTCATCCGACTGAGAGAGTCCAGGAGGATGAGGCTGATCAGACAATACTGGATGGACCAGATCATGGCCAGGAGAGCAGGATGGGAGGTCCGACCCAGGTGATGGAGCTGATCAGAGAGGTTGTTGGGTTAGTTCGACAGCAGAGGGGACCACAACAGCTTTTTCCCTCTGCTAGTTCTTTGGATCAGGGGAGGAGTATAGCAGAGTTCAGGAAGTTAGCTCCTCCGGCCTTCAAGGGAACTACCGATCCCCAAGAGGCCGAATGGTGGATAGATGAGATGGAGAAGGCCTTCAGGGCCATGGGTTGTActgaggaggagaagatcagatttgccacctatatgcttcaggaccggGCTAATCATTGGTGGGAGTCTGTAGAGAGGACCATGATGCAGGATGCAGGATCTGTGACCTGGCCGGGATTCCGCATggccttctactccaagtatttcccttCCAGTCGTATCAGGGAGCTGGAGAGGGAGTTTCTGAGTCTCTCTCAGGGGAGTATGACTGTGGAGGACTACGAGGCTGAGTTTGATCGGTTGTCCCGTTTTGCACCATCTCTTGTCCAAGACCCTAAATCTAGGATGAGTAGATTTGAGGAAGGACTGAGGCCTCGCCTGCGTCAGGGTTTAGCTGCTGTTCACTCGACTGATTATGATGACCTAGTTGATAGAGCTAAAAATATGGAGATCATCTGGAAGGAGACACAGGATGCTCAGAAAGGGAAGTCGAAGAGGACCAGGGACTTTGATTTTGACGGTGAGCGGCATCTGCGCCGACCTATGCAGTTCCGTCCAGGAGCAGGGCAGCGAGTTCCATGTGGGAGGACTGCACCGGATCGCAGGGGGATATCAGGAGTGTGCTTCAGGTGTGGCCAGACGGGACATAGAGCTGTTGAGTGTCGTCAGACACGGCCTGATATTGGAGCATGTTTCAGGTGTGGTCAGCAGGGCCACCGGATAGCTGAGTGCCCTCAGACTCAGACTTTTTCTGGAGTTTGTTTCGGGTGTGGTCAGCCGGGTCACAGGATTTCCAGTTGTCCTCGTACTAGATCTGTGCAGAGGCCACCGAGCGCTAGGGCTCCTCAGCGATAG